A region of Chloracidobacterium sp. DNA encodes the following proteins:
- a CDS encoding AI-2E family transporter codes for MADQQSPDINLANTEYIENEPTQHRVHLDPSSPTVRSIVRVVIITLVILFIAGSVQSIVTSITPLIFLIILSVFTAYLVDPLVRVIRLPFKVRNFEKLMPRSLAIVIAYIVVFLVLGGAISYLAPRVVDQAKEFGTNLPTYAQAIKERSNDINRRFDRLRVPDEVQAELNKKVTDLGSDITTSVGNFVLLSVTYLPWFFLVPILSFFFLKDVNLFRLAVLRMFPTGRLRVRAESILEDVNKTLAAYTRAQLISCFLIAILCTLGFYSIGLKYALLLGILAGIFEFVPLLGPLTIGIIVTLTAAASDDPWKALYVAIFLIVLRLVHDYVTYPRIVRGGIHLHPLAIILAVLAGEQVAGIPGVFIAIPIVAVATVIYRHILEHRGHYSLVSGWIESNETQKEETV; via the coding sequence ATGGCTGACCAACAATCGCCGGATATCAACCTCGCCAATACAGAGTACATAGAGAACGAACCTACACAACATCGTGTCCACCTAGACCCTTCATCGCCGACTGTTCGTTCGATCGTTCGGGTCGTGATCATAACGTTGGTGATTCTCTTTATCGCCGGTTCGGTCCAGAGCATCGTTACTTCCATCACGCCGCTCATATTTTTGATCATTCTCTCAGTCTTTACGGCATATCTGGTCGATCCGCTGGTTCGAGTTATCCGACTGCCTTTCAAAGTCCGTAATTTTGAAAAGTTAATGCCGCGTTCTTTGGCAATCGTGATCGCATATATCGTTGTGTTTTTGGTATTGGGCGGAGCGATCTCTTATCTCGCTCCACGTGTAGTCGATCAGGCCAAAGAGTTTGGTACAAATTTGCCGACATATGCTCAGGCGATCAAAGAGCGTTCAAATGACATCAATCGCCGTTTTGACCGGTTAAGAGTGCCTGACGAGGTCCAGGCAGAGTTAAACAAAAAGGTCACTGACCTTGGAAGTGATATTACTACCTCGGTGGGAAATTTTGTTTTGCTGTCCGTGACATATCTACCTTGGTTTTTTCTTGTACCGATACTTTCGTTCTTTTTCTTGAAGGATGTAAATCTATTTCGGCTTGCAGTGCTTAGGATGTTTCCCACAGGCCGCCTGCGTGTCCGAGCTGAATCTATTCTGGAAGATGTAAATAAAACGCTTGCCGCATACACACGGGCACAGCTTATTTCGTGTTTTCTGATCGCTATACTTTGCACGCTGGGGTTTTATTCTATAGGCCTGAAATACGCGCTTTTATTGGGAATCTTGGCCGGCATATTTGAGTTTGTTCCGCTACTTGGCCCTTTGACGATCGGCATAATTGTGACCTTAACGGCAGCTGCGTCTGACGACCCGTGGAAGGCTCTCTATGTTGCGATATTTCTCATAGTTCTGAGGCTCGTCCACGACTATGTGACATATCCGCGCATTGTCCGTGGCGGTATACATCTGCATCCTTTGGCAATCATTCTTGCTGTCCTCGCCGGCGAACAAGTTGCAGGCATTCCAGGTGTTTTCATCGCTATACCTATCGTGGCGGTCGCGACCGTCATCTACCGGCACATACTCGAGCATCGTGGACACTACAGCCTCGTCTCAGGCTGGATAGAATCAAACGAAACTCAAAAAGAGGAGACCGTCTAA
- the lpxK gene encoding tetraacyldisaccharide 4'-kinase codes for MLSLLGSIYGKVIDVRDRLYDLGIFESFDLGAKTISIGNISAGGTGKTPLTLYVAEILADRGERVCILTRGYGRKDPQQRVLVCDGETVLADSHEAGDEPFELAQRLIGKAIVIADADRVAAAEWAKRKFGITAFVLDDGFQHRKVKRDVDIVCIDATDPFGGGNMLPAGRLREPVANLKRADIVIITRADLISEISNLRSEISDLALDAAIFEARTEILGVDSLESFHAKAQRTQSEEHVPAEDLQTIKNIAAFVFCGIGNPENFFKQLKLNNFSIKASHPFRDHHVYTQKNIDDITMQARANNAKLLLTTAKDAVKLMGVKFEIPCYVVEIMITVDDAPAFAAML; via the coding sequence ATGTTGTCGTTATTAGGATCGATCTACGGAAAAGTCATTGACGTGCGAGATCGTCTTTACGATCTCGGCATCTTTGAATCGTTCGACCTCGGAGCAAAGACGATCAGTATCGGCAATATTTCTGCCGGCGGCACTGGAAAAACACCCCTGACGCTGTATGTTGCTGAGATTTTAGCTGATCGCGGTGAACGTGTCTGCATTTTGACGCGCGGATACGGCCGCAAGGATCCACAACAGCGTGTGCTGGTTTGCGACGGCGAGACCGTTCTTGCCGATTCGCATGAAGCTGGTGACGAACCCTTTGAACTAGCCCAGCGACTGATTGGAAAAGCGATCGTGATCGCCGACGCTGACCGAGTTGCGGCTGCGGAATGGGCGAAGCGAAAATTTGGCATTACGGCATTTGTACTCGACGATGGCTTTCAGCATCGCAAAGTTAAACGCGATGTCGATATCGTTTGTATCGATGCAACTGATCCTTTTGGCGGCGGAAATATGCTTCCCGCCGGACGTTTGCGCGAGCCGGTCGCAAATCTCAAACGTGCAGACATTGTAATTATAACGAGAGCAGATCTGATCTCTGAGATTTCAAATTTGAGATCTGAAATTTCAGATTTGGCTCTGGATGCGGCGATTTTTGAGGCTAGAACCGAGATTCTAGGTGTTGATAGTTTAGAAAGTTTTCACGCAAAGGCGCAAAGAACGCAAAGCGAAGAACATGTGCCGGCTGAAGATCTTCAAACGATCAAAAACATCGCCGCATTTGTGTTTTGCGGAATTGGAAATCCAGAGAATTTTTTCAAGCAGTTAAAGTTGAACAACTTTTCGATCAAGGCAAGTCATCCTTTTCGTGATCATCACGTCTATACACAAAAGAACATAGACGACATCACGATGCAGGCCCGCGCAAACAATGCCAAATTGCTCTTGACCACTGCAAAAGATGCTGTGAAATTAATGGGTGTGAAATTTGAAATTCCCTGTTATGTTGTTGAGATAATGATCACGGTCGACGACGCTCCCGCGTTTGCGGCAATGCTCTAG
- the trpD gene encoding anthranilate phosphoribosyltransferase, with the protein MSENKSNWLHSAPISATNPKAETPLFPFLARLMRGDDLSMLDAAKFFRSMTDTGIGSIQIAAALTALTAKGETFEELAGMAGVVSSLAIKVRSQKKAVDIAGTGSSSAKTFNISTAAAFVAAGAGLTIAKQSNRGVSSKSGSADVLTELGVKAAAESDAAQASLSGVGLCFLLAPKFHPELRRIADVRGRLGIRTCLNVLGLLANPAAVSHHVIGVWHKSLVEPVAKALALMKAENAWVVHGEDGLDEITLNGETSVAVVKNGQVRAFSLSPSDFGLKRSRIGHLKTDSPKESASIITDVLASRNRDEARSLVVINAAAALVVGGIAKDPMQGARLAEQSIDSGMAQNKLDRLIQLTNKK; encoded by the coding sequence ATGTCTGAAAATAAATCAAACTGGCTGCATTCGGCGCCGATCTCTGCAACCAATCCGAAAGCCGAAACACCTTTATTCCCTTTTCTGGCGCGCCTTATGCGCGGCGACGATCTGTCGATGCTCGACGCGGCGAAGTTTTTCCGCTCAATGACAGATACGGGAATTGGGTCGATCCAGATCGCCGCCGCGCTGACCGCATTGACCGCAAAAGGCGAGACATTCGAAGAACTTGCCGGAATGGCGGGCGTGGTCAGCTCACTGGCGATCAAAGTCAGGTCTCAGAAAAAAGCCGTTGATATAGCCGGTACAGGATCTTCATCCGCAAAGACATTTAACATTTCGACAGCTGCTGCATTTGTCGCCGCCGGAGCAGGACTAACGATCGCAAAACAGAGCAACCGCGGTGTAAGCAGCAAATCCGGCAGTGCTGATGTTTTAACAGAGCTTGGTGTAAAGGCCGCTGCCGAATCTGACGCTGCACAAGCGAGCCTTAGCGGTGTCGGGCTGTGCTTTCTATTGGCTCCAAAATTTCATCCCGAGCTGCGACGGATCGCTGATGTTCGTGGGCGTCTCGGAATTCGCACGTGTTTAAATGTGCTTGGCCTTTTGGCAAATCCTGCGGCGGTTTCGCATCACGTTATCGGCGTTTGGCACAAGTCGCTGGTCGAGCCGGTTGCAAAAGCCCTCGCGTTGATGAAAGCCGAAAACGCTTGGGTTGTTCATGGCGAAGATGGCCTCGACGAGATCACTCTTAATGGAGAAACATCCGTTGCTGTTGTTAAAAACGGACAGGTCCGAGCGTTTTCACTTTCGCCGTCGGATTTTGGCCTTAAACGCAGTAGGATTGGCCATCTGAAAACCGATTCTCCAAAAGAAAGTGCGAGCATTATCACTGATGTGCTCGCAAGCCGGAACCGCGATGAAGCCCGTTCACTGGTCGTCATAAACGCCGCCGCCGCTCTCGTAGTCGGCGGCATTGCCAAAGATCCTATGCAAGGAGCCCGTCTCGCCGAACAAAGCATCGACAGCGGAATGGCCCAGAATAAACTCGACCGATTGATACAACTTACAAATAAGAAATAG
- a CDS encoding aminodeoxychorismate/anthranilate synthase component II translates to MLLVIDNYDSFTYNLVQYLGELGVELRVVMNDELTVDEIESDLKPERILISPGPGTPDSAGISLAAVEHFADKVPILGVCLGHQVIGQFFGGKVVRSPVPVHGKPVIIDHDGKTIFRNLPNGFAAGRYHSLIVDRETLPDCIEISATSPDGLIMGLRHKTKKIEGVQFHPESILTEHGKKLLHNFVLL, encoded by the coding sequence ATGCTGTTGGTGATCGACAATTACGATTCGTTTACATACAACCTCGTGCAGTATCTGGGCGAGCTTGGTGTTGAGTTGCGAGTCGTAATGAATGACGAGTTGACGGTTGATGAGATCGAAAGCGATCTCAAACCAGAGCGGATCTTGATCTCTCCTGGACCGGGGACGCCTGATTCAGCAGGTATTTCGTTGGCGGCCGTCGAACACTTTGCAGATAAAGTACCGATATTAGGAGTGTGTCTCGGTCATCAGGTGATCGGGCAATTCTTTGGCGGCAAAGTCGTTAGATCACCGGTGCCGGTCCACGGCAAGCCTGTGATCATTGATCACGACGGGAAAACGATCTTTCGCAATCTGCCGAACGGCTTTGCTGCGGGACGCTACCATTCGCTGATCGTAGATCGAGAAACATTGCCGGATTGCATCGAAATATCCGCAACCTCGCCCGATGGATTGATAATGGGCCTGCGGCACAAAACTAAAAAGATCGAGGGCGTGCAGTTTCACCCCGAATCTATTTTGACCGAGCACGGCAAAAAGTTATTGCATAACTTTGTCCTTCTTTGA
- a CDS encoding SDR family oxidoreductase, whose product MNQVFNKDILQGRVAFVTGGGTGITGGVARAFAEHGAKLAIVSRNEENLIAMKQFIEENGGECFAVAADVRDYEAVENAIAKTVEHFGKIDIVVNGAAGNFLCAADQLSANGFGTVVDIDTKGTFNVCRAAFEELKKSKGQILNISATLHYLATPMQIHVSAAKAGVDAITRNLSVEWGRYGIRVNGIAPGPIEDTEGMKRLLIPELKDKLMRKIPIGRFGRIADIENAALFLSSDAASYVNGVTLVVDGGSWLLGTSLA is encoded by the coding sequence ATGAACCAAGTATTCAACAAGGACATTTTACAGGGTAGGGTTGCATTTGTAACAGGCGGCGGTACGGGTATAACTGGCGGCGTGGCGAGAGCGTTTGCCGAGCACGGTGCAAAGCTTGCGATTGTAAGCCGCAACGAAGAGAACTTGATCGCGATGAAACAGTTCATCGAGGAGAACGGCGGCGAGTGTTTTGCGGTGGCGGCTGATGTTCGCGATTACGAAGCGGTTGAGAATGCTATTGCAAAAACGGTCGAGCATTTCGGCAAGATCGACATTGTTGTAAACGGTGCAGCGGGCAATTTTCTTTGTGCTGCAGACCAGCTTTCGGCGAATGGTTTTGGAACGGTCGTCGATATTGATACAAAAGGTACGTTTAATGTTTGCCGAGCGGCGTTTGAAGAACTGAAAAAATCGAAAGGGCAAATATTAAACATCTCCGCAACGCTGCATTATCTTGCAACGCCGATGCAGATACATGTTTCGGCGGCTAAGGCGGGCGTTGATGCGATCACAAGAAACCTGTCAGTCGAATGGGGCCGCTACGGCATTCGTGTCAACGGCATCGCTCCGGGACCGATCGAGGACACCGAAGGAATGAAACGTTTGCTAATACCGGAATTAAAAGACAAGTTGATGCGCAAAATACCTATTGGACGGTTTGGCAGGATCGCAGACATTGAGAATGCCGCGTTATTTTTGTCATCCGACGCAGCGAGTTATGTCAATGGCGTCACGTTAGTCGTTGATGGCGGCTCTTGGCTGTTGGGTACTAGTCTGGCTTAA
- a CDS encoding SprT-like domain-containing protein, protein MAQSEKLTDQIAELYIEAFRWYQPRTKPAPVHVTFYPYIGINHTIRLRNGEIFVRICEICREMPLPCQKGLAYILVGKLLRRKIPDGANEVYNAYVKSDFISNKASENKKEHGRKVVTTSKGSVYDLEEIFAAVNARYFGNALPKPMLTWSAKKTYRILGHHDATHNHITISASLDSRETPQFVVEYVVFHEMLHMAHPTKHINGRRYHHTPEFRRDEQKFAHYEKAERWIEGNVRRLKRNAKKR, encoded by the coding sequence ATGGCCCAATCCGAAAAACTGACCGATCAGATCGCCGAACTTTATATCGAGGCCTTTCGGTGGTATCAACCAAGAACCAAACCCGCGCCGGTCCATGTTACATTTTACCCGTATATCGGCATAAATCATACAATTCGCTTGCGGAACGGCGAAATTTTTGTCCGCATTTGTGAGATATGCCGTGAAATGCCTCTTCCCTGCCAAAAAGGCCTAGCATATATTTTGGTCGGCAAGCTTTTGCGAAGAAAGATACCGGACGGTGCAAACGAGGTCTATAATGCGTACGTCAAATCGGACTTCATCAGCAACAAGGCCTCCGAAAACAAAAAGGAACATGGCCGAAAGGTCGTCACGACGTCGAAAGGCTCCGTCTATGATCTCGAGGAAATATTTGCAGCGGTGAATGCACGCTATTTCGGCAATGCACTTCCCAAACCGATGCTAACCTGGTCAGCCAAGAAGACATACCGCATCCTGGGTCATCATGACGCTACACACAATCACATAACGATCAGCGCGTCGCTCGATTCGCGTGAAACGCCACAATTCGTGGTCGAATACGTCGTCTTTCACGAAATGCTCCACATGGCACATCCGACAAAACACATAAACGGCCGCCGATATCACCACACGCCCGAATTCCGCCGCGACGAACAAAAATTTGCCCACTACGAAAAAGCCGAACGCTGGATCGAAGGAAATGTGCGCCGACTAAAGCGGAATGCCAAAAAGAGATGA
- the hrcA gene encoding heat-inducible transcription repressor HrcA, which translates to MHQITPTSVRDGEKKTGFPDSRGQIILTAIINEHFVTGEPVGSKVLADKFANASGLSSATIRNVMGELEELGMLEQPHTSAGRVPTDKGYRFYVDNLLGVLSISNDDLFRIGEEYGLNSQETPDRLMERTSHLLSALSNNVGIVVSPSLASDRLQHIEFVSLSDNRILVVLVSAPNIVHNKIIRTSVTFAKEELERTANYLNTEFAGKSLAEIRAEIMGLMHEEKALFDKLLQTAVILCSQSIEDEDDRHGEVFVDGTANILTKRDFADLERLRELLHTIGEKSRLMQILTECIERDVAAKGDVQVVIGTENRTPSFQNCTLISAPYRIGNSTAVGTLSVLGPTRIEYARMISIVSYVARTLEKMMSKDISPN; encoded by the coding sequence ATGCATCAAATCACCCCAACATCTGTCCGCGACGGCGAGAAGAAAACCGGCTTTCCCGATTCTCGCGGCCAGATAATCCTAACGGCCATTATCAACGAACACTTTGTCACGGGCGAGCCTGTAGGTTCGAAAGTGCTTGCAGACAAGTTTGCCAACGCTTCCGGTTTGAGCTCGGCGACGATCCGCAACGTGATGGGTGAACTGGAAGAACTGGGGATGCTCGAGCAGCCTCACACTTCCGCCGGACGAGTTCCCACTGATAAAGGCTATAGGTTTTACGTTGACAATCTGCTTGGTGTTTTGAGTATCTCGAACGACGATCTTTTCCGCATCGGCGAAGAATACGGTTTGAATTCTCAGGAAACACCCGACCGGTTAATGGAACGTACCTCTCACTTGTTATCAGCTCTTTCTAATAATGTAGGCATCGTGGTATCGCCATCACTAGCGAGTGATCGCCTGCAGCATATCGAGTTTGTCAGCTTGAGTGACAATCGAATCCTCGTCGTTCTGGTCTCGGCGCCGAATATTGTTCACAACAAGATAATTCGGACAAGCGTGACCTTTGCGAAGGAGGAACTCGAACGAACAGCAAATTACCTGAACACGGAATTTGCCGGAAAGAGTTTGGCCGAGATACGTGCGGAAATCATGGGATTGATGCACGAGGAAAAGGCCTTATTTGACAAATTGCTTCAAACGGCCGTAATTCTTTGCTCTCAGAGTATCGAGGACGAAGATGACCGGCACGGCGAAGTCTTCGTGGACGGCACGGCGAACATTCTCACCAAGAGAGACTTTGCCGACCTCGAACGCCTCCGTGAACTCCTGCACACGATAGGCGAAAAGTCACGGTTGATGCAGATCCTCACCGAATGCATTGAACGCGATGTGGCTGCCAAAGGCGACGTCCAGGTCGTCATCGGCACCGAAAACCGCACGCCGTCATTTCAAAACTGCACGCTGATCTCAGCTCCATACAGGATCGGCAACAGCACGGCGGTCGGCACTTTAAGCGTTCTCGGCCCGACACGGATCGAATACGCAAGGATGATCTCGATAGTCAGCTATGTCGCCCGCACGCTTGAAAAAATGATGTCGAAAGACATCTCGCCAAATTAA
- a CDS encoding nucleotide exchange factor GrpE produces MNPESEIQDPEIMEPEDGIEEIDGDSSPSVDEFLMELEAKEKDLHITADYQIEIADSDFDEASVPEFVQQELTVTGNSGEPIASAQSAGMKTRVFELEKEIASLNNKLTALRMERNDVQEKSDRRLKDFESYKYRMDRERRGSVINQIGNLATQLLPVLDNLDRALDSIKDVPDEKRGDFNQFFDGIALVNQQINDVLSGMGVQPITTVGETFDPNFHEAVATDNDSDLPPNTISAEMLRGYRIGNLVIRHSMVRVTATPMPVTSKSKATEEVQESTVADPEPKQFDILPAESPADAEDASS; encoded by the coding sequence ATGAATCCTGAAAGCGAAATACAAGACCCGGAAATAATGGAACCGGAAGATGGAATCGAAGAGATCGATGGAGATTCTTCGCCTTCGGTTGATGAGTTTCTAATGGAACTCGAAGCCAAGGAAAAGGATCTGCATATCACGGCCGATTACCAGATCGAGATCGCCGACTCTGATTTTGACGAGGCGAGCGTTCCTGAATTTGTGCAGCAGGAACTGACGGTGACGGGAAATTCGGGCGAGCCTATTGCCAGCGCTCAATCAGCGGGCATGAAAACCCGCGTCTTCGAACTTGAAAAAGAGATCGCATCTTTAAATAACAAGCTTACTGCTCTTCGCATGGAGCGTAACGACGTCCAGGAAAAGAGCGACCGCCGACTGAAGGATTTTGAAAGCTATAAATACCGTATGGACCGCGAACGGCGCGGATCCGTTATAAATCAGATCGGCAACCTTGCTACTCAATTACTTCCCGTTTTGGATAATCTCGATCGAGCGCTCGATTCGATCAAGGACGTGCCAGACGAGAAACGAGGCGATTTCAACCAGTTTTTTGATGGAATAGCATTAGTCAATCAGCAGATAAATGATGTCCTTTCGGGAATGGGCGTGCAGCCGATCACAACCGTTGGAGAAACTTTCGATCCGAATTTTCACGAAGCTGTAGCAACCGATAACGACAGCGACCTGCCGCCGAACACCATCTCTGCCGAGATGCTGCGCGGTTACCGCATCGGAAATCTGGTTATCCGCCATTCGATGGTTAGAGTAACTGCCACACCGATGCCCGTCACAAGCAAAAGCAAAGCCACAGAAGAAGTGCAGGAAAGTACCGTTGCCGACCCCGAACCCAAACAGTTCGACATCCTTCCCGCAGAATCACCCGCCGATGCCGAAGATGCATCATCTTAG